AAGTAAAAATCCTTTCACCCGACGTCTGAATAAGGGTTATCTCATTAGAGAAAGTGAAAGGTATATGGAAGAACTTGGGATAAAGATGGATGTAAAACAACTCGCAAAAAACTTAAGTGTTGCCGAACAGCAGATGGTTGAAATAGCCAAGGTGCTCTCCATGGACTGCCGGATTATCATTATGGATGAGCCGACAGATGCTCTGACTACCAATGAGGTAAAAAAACTGTTTGAAGTAATACGGGCTTTAAAAAGCAACGGTAAGGGCATTATTTTCATAAGCCATAAAATAGAAGAGATCTTTGAAATAGCAGATAGTGTGGAGGTTTTGAGGGATGGACGGTACATTGGGACAAGAGCAGTAAAGGATACCACTCCTGACGAACTTATCAATATGATGGTGGGGAGAGAGCTTAAGGACAAGTTTCCAAAGGTCAAGGCTGATGCAGGTGATGTGGTGCTGGAGGTACGCAGTCTGAGTGTGCCCGGCATGCTTAATGACATAAATTTTAACGTTAAAAAGGGTGAGGTACTGGGGATTTCGGGACTTATGGGAGCCGGTCGAACAGAACTGGGGAAGACGCTCTTTGGGGTTTACAGGCATTCAGGTGATATTCTGCTGGAGGGAAAACCAATTAACATCAGGTCCCCCGAGGATGCCATAAAAGCCGGTATAGTATATTTAACAGAGAATAGGAAAGAAGAAGGCTTGTTTCTTGACAAGAGTGTGTCGTACAACATTACCCTGGCAAAACTCAGGGACTTTACCGGTGGGTTAAACAGGGTCTTGAAACCAAAGGAGCGTAGGGCAGTAAGCGAACTCATTGAAAGATTAAGGATAAAGACGCCGACACAATCTCAGCTCGTTGGCAACCTTAGTGGTGGAAACCAGCAAAAGGTGTCCCTTGCCAGGTGGCTTTTGACTGGGCCAAAGGTCCTTATTCTTGACGAACCTACCAGGGGA
This DNA window, taken from Calorimonas adulescens, encodes the following:
- a CDS encoding sugar ABC transporter ATP-binding protein; protein product: MPLLEMAGITKKFPGVKALDNVQLVLEKGEVLSLLGENGAGKSTLMKILSGVYRMDSGEIRVDGKPVEIKNVWDAARLGIGIIHQELSLVPDLTVYENIFLGRESKNPFTRRLNKGYLIRESERYMEELGIKMDVKQLAKNLSVAEQQMVEIAKVLSMDCRIIIMDEPTDALTTNEVKKLFEVIRALKSNGKGIIFISHKIEEIFEIADSVEVLRDGRYIGTRAVKDTTPDELINMMVGRELKDKFPKVKADAGDVVLEVRSLSVPGMLNDINFNVKKGEVLGISGLMGAGRTELGKTLFGVYRHSGDILLEGKPINIRSPEDAIKAGIVYLTENRKEEGLFLDKSVSYNITLAKLRDFTGGLNRVLKPKERRAVSELIERLRIKTPTQSQLVGNLSGGNQQKVSLARWLLTGPKVLILDEPTRGIDIGAKVEIYNIINNLKSSGTAIIMISSELPEILGISDRIIVMHKGRITGELNDFEATQEKIMKYAVNL